tgaaattgaggactgcactcCAAACTTGACATTGCGTACTTTTCAGTGCACACGCCAATTTCAGATCCGTCTGAATTATGAAGAAATTAGGTTTTCTTGGCAAGTCTGTGGTCCATACACTTTTGCTCACGGATGTACATATCACCTTCCCCTTTCCTCATCATCAGTTTTCATAACTCTTTTTGTCTCGTTTCTTTCTTCACCTGCGCAGTGCAGCAGTGCAGAACATGCTCGCCTACTGCCGACCTTTCTGCCTTTCGTATGATAAATTCTCTCCCTCTCTGCACACAGATGTTAACGCATTGGGCATGCCCAAATGCTATTCTGCCACCAAGGTAAAATATAACTCACAAAGTTTTTTTCACTACTTCCCTTGCTTCAATGTCTGTATGTACGTCAATGTGAGAGAGTCAGCTGGCTGGTTATGCATTATCAAGCAGGAGAAATGGTAAGAATGCAAGCAAAGTAAAGGCGCATAAAGAGACAACACACTACCCTGTCATTTTTTTACGGACAGTGCTGCGGGCCATCTTTTTATGCGCCTTCCTTAAATGTGCTGAAACTAAATCATcagtacatttatttttatatgcCTGCAAGAAGTACTCTCTCGATAAATCATCGGAAGAGTAGCATTAATTTGCAATTCCAACGCTTGTTTTGCATCGAACATCTTCTGCTGCTTCTGTTGTATTTTGAATGTGTCTGTTTGTAAGATCTCCAACCAAAGCTAATATTCACACTAACCCATTTGGTTTTAGATTACGCTCCTTAGAAGATAATTATTTATAATTAGAAGCTGGTGTATAGAAGTTCGTTTTATCAATTACATTGGCTTTTTGTGCAATAATTTCATGCGGTTTACACTGTAAGCTTGTAGCTGCAAAAGTTTTAGACTTACACTAACTAATGCAAACTATTCTTTGTTTATAGCATATtcttgtagcttttttttttaactttgtatTCTTGCATTCTCCCTAACTATTCTACAACATGAAATGTTCGCGGAATTGTACTACCATGCCGTAATTTTCACATAACACATATGTTCTGTTTTAGGAGCTCCCCTGACAGTTTCACAACTCTGTGGCCTTCAAATGCAATTACAGCATCGTTTTATCCTCTTACGATCTATGTACACGAGAAATCAATAAAACTGAACCTTTACTTCGTACTCATCCTTAGCCCTGCTCCCACCTGTCTGAACAAATGTACAATGGAGAACCATGCTCGTGCCTGAATGTGCAGTAGTCTCCAAAGCACAAAATGCCTTCCATGCTGCGGCCGTGACAACAGTCATTGTCCCAAACAATCGCCACTTGACTTGTACTTCAATTATCACAACAGTGACAGTAGACTAGACATGTGCATTGGCTGCAATTTCATGGCCTGGCAAGGCCTGGGCACAAGTCTAGCAGAAGGCGAGCCAGCCCGACCCAATGATAGACTGAGAACAGTACTGAGAACAGCACGGATATTGCCTAACGTATCAGACTCGCCGCTCAGCCCCGCAACGGCACTGCACCATGCCTGCCCCCAGCTATGCAGTAGTATCTATAACACTACTGCGTATGCATGGATGTGACTCAAGTTTCAATGCATTACACATTCACTAACACTGTCAGCAATGCCTTCAACTGTACCTTGGCGCAAGACAGGCATGAGGGTCTACGGGTTATCTGTTGTTCCTTCTGGAAATGGCAGCGCTATCAAGAATTTCAGGCCCAAATCAGGTTCAAATGCTGGCCTGGCCCACCCAATGAATTCCACCTATCAGCCCAAGCCCCCAAGCCCGGGCAGAACTAAATATTATCCGGGGCTGACCGAGCCTTCAAGCCACATCCAGGTCCGTGCACACCTTGACGGCAGACATTACTGATTATCAAAACCGAGCGTTATTACACCGCAGAGCGCATGGACCCAAAGGAAAGTCTGAACAGTGGTATAGTGCTACTCCTTGTACTCTGCTGGTAGGCATTGTGCACACTGCTGAAATTCTGGCCATGTTAATTAAACAGACACTAACGAAGAATGTTATGAAGGATTACTCCATTAAATTCTGGAATACCAGGAGTGTCAGTCTCACCATGTGATCTGGAGTCCCACGGTAAACcagaaaataaagttttcacGCAAGCTCCTCATGACGCCATGCGATTTGAATAATGCCTGCTTTGGAACAGTTAGTAGCTTCCCAGTAAGTAAGTATTGCAGGGACACAACCTAGTGAGTTTTGAgaacttgtaaataaaaaaaaaaaaatggcctgaGCATATGGAATGCTTTGAAATCAGTGACGTCTAGCCAAACGATCCTTCAAGTGCAACATCGCACGCAAAAGGCTGCTTCTTGCACGTTTACTAGAATTGCTCAGGTAACATAGCTTGAGATGCTTTCTTTTTAGTGGTGCACTTTCTTGGGAAAGAATACACTGGAAATCTATTGAAAAAATTCAAGACTGCAGGTAATAACCATTTGTTTCCCCTCTAAATGGCTTAAGTATTTCAGTGAGTGGAGGGTAGAAACAATAACACAGCTGTCACCACTTAACTCTGTATAAATTTTGGTTTGAGCTTTTTCCAGCTTTTGCCATGCAAGACTGCACTTAGCTACAATGTTTGTCTGCTCAGGAGTAATTGCAATCTTGCAACCAACCGACTAAAACTTATGGCATTGAGGATGCAGAATAAGGGTTAGTTCTGTCCCCTTCTTGTTCTCGCCTTAATTTCTTCCACAACATAACTTTAATAACAAGAACTCAAAACTAGCCACACTTTGTTTCGGTTAGCATCGCTGCTTGGTCAAAGCCTTTATATCTATTCAACTATTCGCCTAAAGGTTCTTTCAAGCTTGGCTCAGGGAAGCAATAAACGAAACATTAGTCATACACATATACACTGCTTTACCAGAAGAGACTTGGCCTGTGCAGAatgaaacacacaaaaaacacgGCCACACAATAACAGAGAGCTGTAAGGGTATATGCACGTTTATGTTGGCAGCACAAATTTTTGAAGCATGGTTCGCTCTAGATGTGTTGAATTGACCTCTCGGTGAGCTACGATCTACAGCCTTAGCCAAAATTATATAGGCCACTCTGCGCCTTCGTCATATGTGTCGCTCAGCTGTATGCTGCAGTCCCCGTGGAGCTCCTAACACTCCAGACCTCTAAATTGTAAGTACGAGAGTTCTTTTGATTCATCAGAGCATTGGAACTTATGGAATACCAAAGAGATTCTCTTAAACAGCCTGTAGTCAGCCTGGCGGTCACATACAACGTAGCTTGTATAGTTTTGATGAAGAGTGTACAATCTAGCACTTCAAGATCAAAGCCCATACATGTATATCGATACTTCAATTTTCACACTACCACTGGCGACACTCATTGAGCCCGATTTGCAGTGAACATTCTCTTGAGTATTAATGGTATTAGGAGGAGCAGGACCGATGTCAAGCGTGCTTAATACCTGCCCTCTCTCATGCGGGCAGTTGTTTTCGCCGAAGATTAGCTGCACCTCACTTTTGGAGCACAATCGAAGCAGGCTTGAGTACAACAGAACTGCAGTCAAACATACCTGAGACATGACGTCTGCGGCAACACTCAATCTGTACTGACTCAAGCATGTTCATAAGTGTTCATGCAAAAGCAGTATAAATGTGACTGTGTAGCCAGTGTTCGACGTGCAATGAACAACAAGTTCAATAGGCACTGGCTCAGATGAAATCGAAAGCGTGATGTCACTGCCACACTGGTAGTTTCAGCCATCACTAAACTCAATTTGCATCTGTTTGGGCACAATTGTAGTAAGATCGAAGTCAAGTGACTTGATATTGTTAGGGGTGGTTTGTGCCAAGCAGCGGTGTTGCCAGAAATTTTTTCCGCCGTCCTCATAACAATAGTGGCGCGCAGCAACACTCGATCTGCACGGACATCGATCTGTACTGAATCAAGCTCACTCAAAAGTGTCTGTGCAACAAAGTGAGACCCCCTCAAAGCAGTCAGGGGACGCTGCGTGTTTCACAACAGTCCAGTCGACAGCTAGAACATAAGTAATCTAGGACAGTAATCTTGAAAGAATACGAGACAGTAATATGCTGCCCATTTTCCAGCGATGCAATGCTGTACTTATGGCAAAGAATAGTAGTATCTGGTAATGCCGGCTAGTAAATTGGCCCACATTCTAGCCCAGTAGGCAAGTTTACCAGCAGACCCGGCAAACAGTAGCATGCGGCCTGTTTCGCATACATGCAAGTCCATACTtgccacaaaaaagaaaaactttacCCGCAAGCTCACTGTCATTGTAGTGTGTGTCAGGGAAAATAGCATATTGGCACTGGAAGCAATCCAGTACCAGTGAGAAACAAACTACATAAACAACAAGCTCCTTGCACAGCAAGGTCTGTGGCCAAATTTTGCAAACATATAGTGTGTTAAGTACACATTTTAGATCTGTTTGCACACAATGCTGTGCCAGTCATTGGTATGGCACACGAATATGATTTCCGCAGGGGGCTGAATGCATGCAGAACCAAGTGTAGCGCGCGCGACAGGGTTGCAACTATGAGCGTTCCTTAttaatacgaaagcattatatgtcccatgaggcaaAAAAACTGGCGTTGTAggcaacgagtggtaccaaaagATCATCACCATCAGTGACGTTATTAGCATCTTGTGTGACGTCAGTAGTAATACCGAATTAAAGttagaacaagttagagtaaggtgacttaaggcGGAGTAAAGTGATCTaaggtgaagtaaagtgaatgaaggtgaattaaagtgcattaaggttggtacaaattagagcaaggtggattaaggttggtacaaattagtataaagtggattaaggtgaattttGCGAAACTAGCGTGCCGGGACAACAAGAAACGGGGGGAAGGGCCCATGCAAACGCTTGTATGTGTTTTCCCCTCTTCATTTCATCATCGCCCCAGCGTTCTAGTTCCACGATTATCAATTGCCACTAGCTCAACTATCCATCCTACCGCTAGACCGAGTCTACTAGGTGTTCAGACACAACTACGTGCGCACTATACCTGTGAACACTGCAGGCGGTTGTCCGTCGGCGGCCGGCACGAAGTAACAGATGTGGCCCGACGTGTGGCAGGGCGTGAACAAGCACCGCACGGTCAGCTTGCCGACCTGCAGCTCCTGGTTGTCGGTGACGCGCTGCGTGAGACGTGGTACGCGATCGTCTCCGCCGAACACGCGTAGCTTGGGCGACAGCTCGATCAGCTTCTCGTTGCCGCCCGAGTGATCCCAGTGGTGGTGCGTCGTGAGTACCGTGGTGAGGCGGACGTCGAGCTTTTTCACCTCGTCGAGAACCTTGACCGGCTCCACTGGATCGACGACGGCCGCCTCACGGCTCGCGTCGTCGATCAGCAGATACATGTAGTTGTCCTCGAGCGCGTTCAGCACTTTGATCTGCATCGTGCGTTGGCCTGGCCGCAGTACCTGCGCAGTCCGCGGGCGGCCAGCTGTAGGAACGGTACTAAACTAGCGACGCAATGGTTAGTACTACTGCACTATCATACGAGTACACCGGCGACAGCAAACCGACCGACCCAGGCGCGAGGCAATCGCACTTCGAAATTAGATAAACAAAGGGCAATGAAACGACGAAAGTTTCTCACGTGAAGACGCTGGAGAAAACGGCTACAGCAGGCTGCAACGAACTTGCTTTTGGTGAGAACGGCGACTGACATGTAGCAGGGGAGAAAAAACCTTGAAAAACAGATAACAACATAAACAGGCTACCAGCCGACAAGTGTGGCAGGGGGGCGTGACGTCATGCCGACAACTCGGTCCAGGCATGAGTAGTTCGTTCAACTTTCATTTTTGCAGCCTATTTTATTAGCTGCGGTAAGCGCTACGACGGCTTTCAGTACTGGCCTGAGCCTCAGGTGTGCTGAAACATGCGGTAAAGCGTCGCGGGCACTGCTTCCTCAAAGCCGCAATCaatggcctcagagattgcgtCCCGCTGTTGCGCCATCGTTTGTTGCGGCGGTTGGCGGTAGTAGTCACTActgcatctcggaggccatgcataCGGGTTCGTCTGCTTCATTCTTCCCACGGAGAGCTATAAAATCTACCAAAAAGATGAACTTTCGCATTTCACGAGGCCTAAAACGCAGTGTTATGTTCATTTGGAGGCTGCATCATTGCGCATGAGTGGACTCGGCAGAAAGATAACTTTTCAGCAGTACCCTCAGATTTCCCTATTCagatacatgtaaaacgcataaATATTCGCATTCGACAACCGCTGTACCGATTTGAATTAGATTTGTTGCATATAAGTATGCGAAGCGGATTCTTGACTTAGGGCATTACTTACTTTTAAAAGATTGTCCAAAATTAGTGAGTTCAAAATAACTGTAGCTGAAAGCTTGCAAGTTCGTGACTCAGCTGCAAATTTATATCCAGTTATGTAAACGTAAATTCTTGTATGGCTCCAGCCACCGTAAAACTTGTGTAGGGGTTTTGCAGAAGTCCTACTCAAATTAAGCCGTTTATTTCATAGCGGTGTATAATACACTATAATTTTGTCCACTTTACATGTCTTCTGTGACATCGTTTTTGAGTTGACGTATTTGTAATCTTCATATATCCCTCACTTTTATCtttcgtactttttttttacatttttcacCAGTTTTCAATTTAAAAACAATTGAAGGCTCGCCTAAACAAAGAATCTACTGCTCACATGTTTGGCCGGTATACAtattcaaatcgtggtttcggcacgtaaaaccgaACAGTTTCATTTAGCGTCAATTTTACGACGCGTTGGGCACGGTTAATCATAGTCTCCATATGCCCAAAATCTTCTCCATAAAAGGAGCGAGAGTCCAGactacagtcgaacgcctttataacgaagtgcaaTTGGGACCTCCAAAATAATTCGCTATTACaacacttcgttgtaaaggttgcGCACCCGCACCACTCACAAAAGAGCCAGGAGAGAGTTGGAATACTTCATTATACAGTTCATTTCTTTGTGTCGGcgtctgatatatatatatttgaagtgTCCCTCGCTCTGTCGCGTACACTGAGGGCACGCGCTGAGTATGCGAGACCTGGAGAACGAGAACTATGAGATGCCACAA
This region of Dermacentor silvarum isolate Dsil-2018 chromosome 5, BIME_Dsil_1.4, whole genome shotgun sequence genomic DNA includes:
- the LOC119453207 gene encoding hydroxyacylglutathione hydrolase, mitochondrial isoform X2; this encodes MQIKVLNALEDNYMYLLIDDASREAAVVDPVEPVKVLDEVKKLDVRLTTVLTTHHHWDHSGGNEKLIELSPKLRVFGGDDRVPRLTQRVTDNQELQVGKLTVRCLFTPCHTSGHICYFVPAADGQPPAVFTGDTLFIAGCGKFFEGTADQMYKALVERLSKLPDNTRVFCGHEYTVNNLLYASTVEPDNESIKSKLAWAREKRAKMEPTVPSTIAEERSFNPFMRVAEAAVHKHAKLDDPVSTMAFLRKEKDHFRPAA
- the LOC119453207 gene encoding hydroxyacylglutathione hydrolase, mitochondrial isoform X1 produces the protein MSVAVLTKSKFVAACCSRFLQRLHVLRPGQRTMQIKVLNALEDNYMYLLIDDASREAAVVDPVEPVKVLDEVKKLDVRLTTVLTTHHHWDHSGGNEKLIELSPKLRVFGGDDRVPRLTQRVTDNQELQVGKLTVRCLFTPCHTSGHICYFVPAADGQPPAVFTGDTLFIAGCGKFFEGTADQMYKALVERLSKLPDNTRVFCGHEYTVNNLLYASTVEPDNESIKSKLAWAREKRAKMEPTVPSTIAEERSFNPFMRVAEAAVHKHAKLDDPVSTMAFLRKEKDHFRPAA